TTGAAAATATTTCTGAAAATACTTGCACCCTTTGACTATGGAGAAATTCTAGACATATGCACAAAAGACTGCAATGAGTCCTTATTTAAAGTCGTTGTTTTCGATTACAATGTGGGTGTTACGCCCATATTATCTGTCATAAGAAAAAAGGATAAATGTTACGATATTGGAGATGTGGTGCTTAACCTTGATTCCAAAGAGATAATCGTTAAGGGAGGAAGAGGGGAAGTGAAGAAAAGTTCACTCAAAAACGTCAATAAATTTGAATTAAGGCGCAACATTGAGGAGCTCAGAAGTCATGAATTTGATCTTTTCAATATTGCAATTCAACCTTGAAATTATTAATAAGAACCAAACTTAAAAAAATCAATCTTTGAATCACCGTATCTCCTAGAATCGTATCTGGAAAGACTTAAAACCCTGCCATTTAAGTGTTCCCTAGCAGGATAATGGATAATAACCTTTACACTTTTATTTAAACTCTCGTTTCTTGAAACTGCTTCAAGCAGATTTTCTTTAGAAATATAATTAAAAGGAGGATCGAGATAAATAAAGTCATAGAAAAGATTGCTTCTTTTGATAAAAAACTCGGCCTTATTAAAAAAAAACTTGTAAGGTTCCCTTATGAAACCAAAATTCTTAATCAAAACGCTCCTAGAAGCCTTATTACAATCGACAAGGTGAACAAGCCGAGCACCTCTACTCAGAGCCTCAAGAGACATTATGCCCGTACCCGCAAACACGTCAAGAAAATTTGCACCTAAAATCTGATTAAAAATAATGGAAAACAGCGCCTCCCTAACAACAGCCATTACAGGGCGCACACTGCCCGCCCTAGGAAAAGCAACTTTTCTCCCCTTGTACTTGCCTGCACTTACATGCATGAGGACTAATTCTAAATTATTTTAAAAAAATATTAAATATTTAA
This is a stretch of genomic DNA from Borrelia sp. P9F1. It encodes these proteins:
- the rsmD gene encoding 16S rRNA (guanine(966)-N(2))-methyltransferase RsmD; protein product: MHVSAGKYKGRKVAFPRAGSVRPVMAVVREALFSIIFNQILGANFLDVFAGTGIMSLEALSRGARLVHLVDCNKASRSVLIKNFGFIREPYKFFFNKAEFFIKRSNLFYDFIYLDPPFNYISKENLLEAVSRNESLNKSVKVIIHYPAREHLNGRVLSLSRYDSRRYGDSKIDFFKFGSY